A window of the Numida meleagris isolate 19003 breed g44 Domestic line unplaced genomic scaffold, NumMel1.0 unplaced_Scaffold244, whole genome shotgun sequence genome harbors these coding sequences:
- the CSAD gene encoding cysteine sulfinic acid decarboxylase isoform X3: protein MIPEELEKEIERAKSEGAVPFFVSATSGTTVLGAFDPLGPVADVCQRHGLWLHVDAAWGGSALLSRKHRHLLAGIERADSVAWNPHKMLTVGLQCSAFLLRDDSGLLQRCHGTGASYLFQPDKFYDVTYDTGDKTVQCGRRVDCLKLWLLWKAVGTEGLEQRVDRAFACTRYLTAEVKRRDGFQLVLEPEFLNLCFWFVPPSLRGHQGCSDFGPRLGKVAPAIKERMMKEGSMMVGYQPHGTRPNFFRQIVTSPAVTRADLDFFLDEIERLGRDL from the exons ATGATCCCtgaggagctggagaaggagatTGAGAGGGCAAAAAGTGAG GGCGCTGTGCCATTCTTCGTCAGCGCCACCTCCGGCACCACCGTGCTGGGCGCCTTTGACCCGCTGGGCCCGGTGGCAGACGTGTGCCAGCGCCACGGCCTCTGGCTGCATGTGGAC GCCGCCTGGGGTGGGAGCGCGCTGCTTTCCAGGAAGCATCGGCACCTCCTTGCCGGCATCGAGAG GGCTGACTCGGTGGCCTGGAACCCCCACAAGATGCTGACGGTGGGTTTGCAGTGCTCAGCCTTCCTGCTCCGCGATGACTCT gggctgctgcagcGCTGCCATGGGACGGGCGCCTCGTACCTCTTCCAGCCCGACAAATTCTACGATGTGACGTATGACACCGGGGACAAGACGGTGCAGTGTGGCCGCCGCGTCGACTGCCTCAAGCTCTGGCTGCTCTGGAAGGCGGTGGGGACCGAAGGGCTGGAGCAGCGCGTGGACAGGGCCTTCGCCTGCACTCG ctaCTTGACTGCAGAGGTGAAGAGACGGGATGGCTTCCAGCTGGTGCTGGAG CCTGAATTCCTCAACCTCTGCTTCTGGTTTGTGCCCCCCAGCCTGCGGGGCCACCAGGGCTGCTCTGATTTTGGGCCACGTTTGGGGAAG GTGGCCCCTGCCATCAAGGAGAGGATGATGAAGGAGGGCTCCATGATGGTGGGCTACCAGCCCCACGGCACAAGGCCCAACTTCTTCCGGCAGATCGTCACCAGCCCCGCTGTCACCAGGGCCGACCTCGACTTCTTCCTGGACGAGATTGAGCGGCTCGGACGCGACCTGTAG